In Rhodococcus pseudokoreensis, the DNA window TTCGACGATTGCCCGGCGAAGAAGGAGAAACAAAATGGCCCAAACACCGAAGGGTTCGAAAGGTTCGGCGAAGACGACCAGGGAGATTCGCGAGTGGGCGATCGGTGCGGGTCATGATGTGTCGTCCCGTGGTCGGATTTCGGCGGAGATCGTGGAAGCCTTCGAGGGCGCTCAGGCCAAGAAGCGTCAGCCTGAGAAGGTTCAGGCAACAAGGGTTTCGGCGAAGAAGGTCTCCGTCGGCAAGCCGGCTGTGAAAAAGGTAGCCGCGGAGAAGTCTGTCGCGACGAAGGCTCCGGCGAAACGACTGGCTGTGAGGAAGGCTCCGGCGGCGAGGACAACCAAGGAGATTCGCGAGTGGGCGATCGGTGCGGGTCATGATGTGTCCTCGCGCGGTCGGATTTCGGCGGAGATCGTGGAAGCCTTCGAGGGCGCTCAGGCCAAGAAGCGTCAGCCCAAGAAGGGTCAGGCAACAAGGGGTCCGGCGAAGAAGGTCGCTGCGGGAAAGCGGACTGCTGAGAAGGTAGCCGCGCG includes these proteins:
- a CDS encoding Lsr2 dimerization domain-containing protein; this encodes MAQTPKGSKGSAKTTREIREWAIGAGHDVSSRGRISAEIVEAFEGAQAKKRQPEKVQATRVSAKKVSVGKPAVKKVAAEKSVATKAPAKRLAVRKAPAARTTKEIREWAIGAGHDVSSRGRISAEIVEAFEGAQAKKRQPKKGQATRGPAKKVAAGKRTAEKVAARKSVVKTSAVKKVATEKPAATKAPAAATTNEIREWAIGAGLGVSSRGRISAEIVKAFDDAQKKKVQAKTARAKKVAAGKPAVKKAAAEKATPEKTAPEKPAARKPAARKAPSNRAAVRKAPAKRTTKDIREWALGEGLDVSSRGRISAEIVDAFHVAQAKEPAA